In Oreochromis niloticus isolate F11D_XX linkage group LG5, O_niloticus_UMD_NMBU, whole genome shotgun sequence, a single window of DNA contains:
- the LOC109202215 gene encoding LOW QUALITY PROTEIN: poly(U)-specific endoribonuclease-like (The sequence of the model RefSeq protein was modified relative to this genomic sequence to represent the inferred CDS: inserted 1 base in 1 codon), which translates to MKVLAVLVLCVTLGFSNTLDSCQGRCGYGTDSNYSCQCNPACERYNDCCSDYAAICKASTSCKGRCGESYNSQNECHCNSLCXQYNNCCSDYNELCYTDVGGAVTDAEIKSISERLYSLDSNKASASVLVIDPQALVASSQTSSETDRSSKPLFSFLNENVLFSKPTYAALLSVLDNYNRMTGQAENFSSQQLAEQDKFVRETMSNTQVGRELFAFLYNKGIYKSEEDFIQDLKMMWFGLYSRNNNQLDSSGFEHIFAGEIKGGKVSGFHNWIRFYLLEKSGKLNYYSHSFNGPWTTFPDVLGMQFMWDGYYKQVGSAVIGCSPEFDFAIYSLCYITRPGKQCHLSVGGSTLIIQTYTWDNSFYGDGKKFIGSAYPATP; encoded by the exons ATGAAGGTCCTTGCTGTCCTTGTACTCTGTGTGACCCTGGGTTTCAGCA ATACGCTGGACTCGTGTCAGGGACGATGTGGTTATGGAACAGACAGCAATTACTCGTGCCAGTGCAACCCAGCGTGTGAGCGCTACAATGACTGCTGCTCAGACTACGCTGCAATATGTAAAG CTTCCACATCTTGTAAGGGCAGGTGTGGTGAGAGTTACAACTCTCAGAACGAGTGTCACTGTAACTCCCTGT CCCAGTACAACAACTGCTGCAGCGACTACAACGAACTCTGTTACA cag ATGTGGGTGGTGCGGTAACTGATGCAGAGATCAAGTCTATCTCTGAGAGACTTTATTCTCTGGACTCAAACAAGGCTTCAGCCTCAGTCTTGGTCATTGACCCTCAGGCTCTGGTGGCCAGCTCTCAGACCAGCTCTGAGACAGATCGCTCTTCGAAGCC cTTGTTCAGCTTCCTGAACGAGAATGTTCTCTTTTCCAAGCCCACCTAcgctgctctgctgtctgtgctggaCAACTACAACAGGATGACTGGACAGGCGGAGAACTTCAGCTCTCAGCAGCTGGCTGAGCAGGACAAATTTGTCAGGGAAACCATGTCCAACACTCAGGTGGGACGGGAGCTGTTTGCTTTTCTCTACAACAAGG GCATTTACAAATCAGAAGAAGACTTCATTCAGGACCTGAAGATGATGTGGTTTGGTCTGTACTCTCGCAACAACAACCAGCTGGACTCCAGCGGCTTTGAGCACATCTTTGCAG GAGAGATCAAGGGAGGAAAGGTCTCCGGTTTCCACAACTGGATCCGGTTTTATCTTCTTGAAAAAAGTGGAAAGCTAAACTACTACAGCCACAGCTTCAATGGGCCT TGGACTACATTCCCTGATGTCTTGGGGATGCAGTTCATGTGGGACGGCTACTACAAGCAGGTTGGCTCTGCGGTCATTGGCTGCAGCCCAGAATTTGACTTTGCCATTTACAGCCTCTGCTACATCACTCGTCCTGGAAAACA GTGTCATCTGAGCGTGGGAGGGAGCACGCTCATTATTCAGACTTACACCTGGGATAATTCCTTCTACGGAGATGGGAAGAAGTTCATTGGCTCGGCCTATCCCGCAACCCCTTAG